A single genomic interval of Tsukamurella paurometabola harbors:
- a CDS encoding TetR/AcrR family transcriptional regulator — protein sequence MSRDKIAATAIEILADEGYAKLSMRRLADRLGTSPMGIYYYFESKHELLGYLFSRHDGVADYRRSRTADDPYDRVVQAAETLVRFLEAQPWALAGIVDGHVEIEEFTRRHLRDLADGVRDLGLRGADATEALRGVWRIVIGAAVLGSAPESGRAGAGSPVPCAETIECFLAGRLARAAATAAE from the coding sequence ATGAGCCGGGACAAGATCGCCGCGACGGCGATCGAGATCCTGGCCGACGAGGGATACGCGAAGCTCTCGATGCGGCGTCTCGCCGATCGCCTGGGCACCAGCCCCATGGGCATCTACTACTACTTCGAATCCAAGCACGAATTGCTGGGCTACCTCTTCAGCAGGCACGACGGGGTGGCCGACTACCGCCGCAGCCGCACGGCCGACGATCCCTACGACCGCGTCGTCCAGGCGGCGGAGACGCTGGTGCGCTTCCTCGAGGCGCAGCCCTGGGCGCTCGCGGGGATCGTGGACGGTCACGTCGAGATCGAGGAGTTCACGCGCAGGCACCTACGCGACCTGGCCGACGGTGTCCGGGACCTGGGCCTGCGCGGGGCGGACGCGACCGAGGCGCTGCGCGGCGTGTGGCGGATCGTGATCGGTGCGGCCGTCCTCGGCTCGGCACCGGAGTCGGGGCGCGCCGGCGCGGGATCGCCCGTCCCGTGCGCGGAGACGATCGAGTGCTTCCTCGCGGGCAGGCTCGCCCGGGCGGCGGCGACCGCGGCCGAGTGA
- a CDS encoding recombinase family protein: MLDQGIDTCTPVGRMFLHILGAVAEFEHALLSERTKDGLAAARARGRTGGRSEAQWQQWFSEPRDPGRESFQDHGPGFSCPHRRGVSIDGRAIRGGTGSE; encoded by the coding sequence GTGCTCGATCAGGGGATCGATACCTGTACGCCGGTGGGGCGGATGTTCCTTCACATCTTGGGTGCGGTGGCGGAGTTCGAGCACGCCCTGCTGTCGGAGCGGACGAAGGATGGGTTGGCAGCGGCCCGGGCCCGCGGCCGCACCGGGGGCCGAAGCGAAGCTCAGTGGCAGCAGTGGTTCTCCGAACCTCGCGACCCGGGTCGTGAATCCTTCCAGGATCACGGTCCGGGTTTTTCGTGCCCGCACCGGCGGGGCGTCTCGATCGACGGTCGGGCCATCCGCGGCGGCACCGGCTCCGAATGA
- a CDS encoding recombinase family protein, with the protein MALLAASREGEVLVVTKLDRLGRSLAHLTDLA; encoded by the coding sequence ATGGCGCTCCTTGCCGCGTCGCGTGAGGGTGAGGTGTTGGTGGTGACGAAGTTGGATCGGTTGGGCCGCTCGTTGGCGCATCTGACCGATCTCGCGTAG
- a CDS encoding S1 family peptidase produces the protein MMGFKRVAVVGAATAVVSCMGVPGVVSAAPAPGGRSVVPVVGPGSEVGVVQEWGVGGRVRVKSCTVGVVAERPDGRRVAVTAGHCGEPGQQVGARAAGVDGFVRVGAVAKSVAPRSRVDPKTGESYVVDALAADWAVVDLSPRVSTRVARGPVRQTVVGVARVGDRVCQQGITSGWRCGSVLAVKGALFATDIKSRPGDSGGPVMRLADGAALGIASRGTGDDVSAGEQVTIYTGLQDVLARGGGLRLATGDRAGVSAGRMVSVDEEAVVLPEAMSAPALLRAASVEAAAIVG, from the coding sequence ATGATGGGGTTTAAGCGGGTGGCTGTGGTGGGTGCTGCGACTGCTGTTGTGTCGTGTATGGGGGTGCCGGGTGTGGTGTCGGCTGCTCCTGCGCCTGGTGGCCGGTCTGTGGTTCCGGTGGTGGGGCCGGGGTCGGAGGTTGGGGTGGTGCAGGAGTGGGGTGTTGGTGGTCGGGTGCGGGTGAAGTCTTGCACGGTGGGGGTTGTTGCGGAGCGGCCGGATGGTCGTCGGGTTGCGGTGACGGCGGGGCATTGCGGTGAGCCGGGGCAGCAGGTGGGGGCCCGGGCGGCGGGGGTTGATGGGTTTGTGCGGGTGGGGGCGGTGGCGAAGTCGGTGGCTCCGCGGTCGCGGGTTGATCCGAAGACTGGTGAGAGTTATGTGGTCGATGCGCTGGCAGCGGATTGGGCGGTGGTGGATTTGTCGCCGCGGGTGTCGACGCGGGTGGCGCGGGGGCCGGTGCGGCAGACGGTGGTGGGCGTGGCTCGGGTGGGGGATCGGGTGTGTCAGCAGGGGATCACGTCGGGGTGGCGGTGTGGTTCGGTGTTGGCGGTCAAGGGGGCGTTGTTTGCCACGGATATCAAGTCGCGGCCCGGCGATAGTGGTGGTCCGGTGATGCGGCTTGCTGATGGTGCGGCGTTGGGGATTGCGTCGCGTGGCACGGGCGATGATGTTTCGGCGGGTGAGCAGGTGACGATTTACACGGGGTTGCAGGATGTGCTGGCCCGTGGCGGCGGGTTGCGGTTGGCGACCGGTGATCGGGCGGGCGTGAGTGCCGGGCGGATGGTCTCCGTCGACGAGGAGGCGGTGGTGCTGCCGGAGGCGATGTCGGCGCCGGCGCTGCTGCGGGCGGCGAGTGTGGAGGCCGCTGCCATCGTCGGCTAA
- a CDS encoding IS3 family transposase (programmed frameshift), with the protein MPKPYPQEFRDDVVRVARERESGVTLAQIAKDFGIHEMTLQKWLRRADIDDGRRPGTTSTESVELRELRKRNRLLEQENEVLRRAAAYLSQANLPKRLYPLVKELAADGIPVAVTCRVLKLSRPPYYRWLTEAVTTAERTEAVRANALFDAHRDDPEFGYRFLADEAEAAGQSMSARTAWRICSENSWWSRFGKKRGRNGKKPGPPVHDDLVERDFTAESPNQLWLSDITEHWTDEGKVYLCAIKDACSGRIVGYSIDSRMQSRLAVSALNNAVARRSHDVAGCIVHSDRGSQFRSRKFVSALNRHHLVGSMGRVGAAGDNAAMESFFALLQRNVLDRQRWSTREQLRIAIVTWIERTYHRRRRQARLGRLTPIEYEAIINTAASAA; encoded by the exons GTGCCGAAGCCGTATCCGCAGGAGTTCCGTGATGACGTGGTCCGCGTGGCCCGTGAGCGCGAGTCGGGGGTGACGCTCGCCCAGATCGCGAAGGACTTCGGGATTCATGAGATGACGCTGCAGAAGTGGTTGCGCCGCGCGGATATCGATGACGGCCGCAGGCCGGGAACGACATCAACGGAATCGGTTGAGCTGCGTGAGCTGCGGAAGCGGAATCGCTTGCTGGAGCAGGAGAATGAGGTATTGCGGCGGGCGGCGGCGTATCTGTCGCAGGCGAATCTGCCG AAAAGGCTCTACCCGCTCGTGAAGGAGCTCGCCGCCGACGGCATTCCCGTGGCGGTGACGTGCCGGGTTCTCAAGCTCTCTCGTCCGCCGTACTACCGGTGGCTGACCGAGGCGGTCACCACGGCTGAACGAACCGAGGCCGTGCGGGCGAACGCGCTGTTCGATGCCCACCGTGATGACCCGGAGTTCGGGTATCGATTTCTCGCCGATGAGGCCGAAGCTGCTGGCCAGAGCATGAGTGCGCGGACGGCGTGGCGGATCTGCTCGGAGAACAGCTGGTGGTCAAGGTTCGGGAAGAAACGCGGCCGGAACGGGAAGAAACCCGGCCCGCCGGTGCACGACGACCTCGTCGAACGCGACTTCACCGCCGAATCTCCGAACCAGTTGTGGCTCAGCGATATCACCGAGCATTGGACTGACGAGGGCAAGGTCTACCTTTGCGCGATCAAGGACGCCTGCTCGGGGCGGATCGTCGGCTACAGTATCGACTCCCGCATGCAATCACGTCTCGCCGTCAGTGCGTTGAACAATGCGGTTGCCCGCCGTAGCCACGACGTCGCAGGTTGTATTGTGCACTCCGACAGAGGCTCTCAATTCCGGTCCCGCAAATTCGTGTCGGCGTTGAACCGACACCATCTGGTCGGATCGATGGGCAGAGTCGGCGCCGCCGGCGACAACGCCGCGATGGAGTCGTTCTTCGCACTGCTGCAGCGCAACGTCCTCGACCGGCAGCGATGGAGCACCCGCGAGCAACTCCGGATCGCGATCGTCACCTGGATCGAACGGACCTACCACCGCCGGCGCCGCCAGGCCCGCCTCGGCCGGTTGACGCCGATCGAATACGAGGCGATCATCAACACAGCCGCATCAGCGGCATGA
- a CDS encoding FhaA domain-containing protein — protein MGILQRFERKLEGAVGDGFARVFGGKVVPQEVEAALQREAEDQLQSLGDGAYLVPNKYVIAVSPTDQETFEADRELAIRAFSKHLDEYIHDNGWQTYGDVVVHFEQSPGLHTGQFRARGTVDPDAVPQNLVPQRPPAESGADSMSNNPGYDQGRHGGQYDQGGYQQQQQPGYDQNYGQQQPGYDQNYGQQNYQQPAYDQGYQQPAYDQGGYQQQPAYDQNYGQQNYQQPAYDQGYQQPAYDQGGYQQPGYDQGYQQQPAYDQGYGQQGYQQPAYEQGYQQPGYDQGYGQQGYDQGYQQPGYDQGYQQPQGGYAQPQSVTLYLEDGSNRTFALREGTNVIGRGQDAQFRLPDTGVSRRHVEIRWDGYAAVLNDLGSTNGTSVNDVPVSNWELADGDRIRVGHSDIVVRFQ, from the coding sequence ATGGGAATCCTGCAGCGGTTCGAGCGCAAGCTCGAGGGCGCGGTGGGCGACGGCTTCGCCCGCGTCTTCGGCGGCAAGGTGGTCCCCCAGGAAGTGGAGGCCGCTCTCCAACGCGAGGCTGAGGATCAGCTGCAATCCCTCGGAGACGGGGCGTACCTGGTACCCAACAAGTACGTCATCGCCGTCTCCCCCACCGATCAGGAGACCTTCGAGGCGGACCGCGAGCTCGCGATCCGTGCCTTCTCGAAGCACCTCGACGAATACATCCATGACAACGGCTGGCAGACTTATGGTGACGTGGTCGTGCACTTCGAGCAGTCACCAGGCCTGCACACGGGCCAGTTCCGGGCCCGCGGCACCGTGGATCCGGATGCAGTCCCCCAGAACCTTGTACCCCAGCGACCACCTGCAGAATCAGGAGCCGATTCGATGAGCAACAATCCCGGATACGACCAGGGACGGCACGGCGGCCAGTACGACCAGGGCGGCTACCAGCAGCAGCAACAGCCGGGGTACGACCAGAACTACGGTCAGCAGCAGCCCGGATACGACCAGAACTACGGCCAGCAGAACTACCAGCAGCCGGCCTACGACCAGGGCTACCAGCAGCCCGCCTACGACCAGGGCGGCTACCAGCAGCAGCCCGCGTACGACCAGAACTACGGCCAGCAGAACTACCAGCAGCCGGCGTACGACCAGGGCTACCAGCAGCCCGCCTACGACCAGGGCGGCTACCAGCAGCCCGGCTACGACCAGGGCTACCAGCAGCAGCCCGCGTACGACCAGGGGTACGGCCAGCAGGGCTACCAGCAGCCGGCGTACGAGCAGGGGTACCAGCAGCCCGGCTACGACCAGGGGTACGGCCAGCAGGGTTACGACCAGGGCTACCAGCAGCCCGGCTACGACCAGGGGTACCAGCAGCCGCAGGGCGGCTACGCCCAGCCGCAGTCCGTCACCCTGTACCTGGAGGACGGCTCCAACCGCACCTTCGCCCTGCGCGAGGGCACCAATGTGATCGGCCGTGGCCAGGACGCCCAGTTCCGTCTCCCCGACACGGGCGTCTCGCGCCGGCACGTGGAGATCCGCTGGGACGGCTACGCTGCGGTCCTCAACGACCTCGGCTCGACCAACGGCACCTCGGTCAACGACGTGCCCGTCTCCAACTGGGAGCTCGCCGACGGCGACCGGATCCGCGTCGGCCACTCCGACATCGTGGTCCGCTTCCAGTAG
- a CDS encoding FHA domain-containing protein FhaB/FipA yields the protein MQGLVLQLTRAGFLLLLWLCIWLVISALRSDARMASGLRPRQKEAKAPRRALFSRTSKVAKYLVVTHGPLANTRITLGQQPVLIGRADDSTLVLNDDYASTRHARLSRDGDDWYVEDLGSTNGTYLARNKVTTPTRVPLGTPVRVGKTVIELRP from the coding sequence GTGCAGGGACTCGTGTTGCAGTTGACCCGTGCGGGCTTCCTCCTGTTGCTGTGGCTGTGCATCTGGCTGGTCATCAGTGCGTTGCGCTCGGACGCGCGCATGGCGTCGGGCCTGCGGCCCCGCCAGAAGGAGGCGAAGGCTCCCCGTCGGGCCCTGTTCTCCCGGACCAGCAAGGTCGCGAAGTACCTCGTGGTCACCCACGGCCCGCTCGCGAACACCCGCATCACCCTCGGCCAGCAGCCCGTCCTCATCGGCCGCGCCGACGATTCGACGCTCGTGCTCAACGACGACTACGCGTCGACCAGGCACGCGCGCCTGTCCCGCGACGGTGACGACTGGTACGTCGAGGACCTCGGCTCCACCAACGGCACCTACCTGGCCCGCAACAAGGTCACCACTCCCACCCGCGTCCCGCTGGGCACTCCGGTGCGCGTGGGCAAGACAGTGATCGAGTTGCGCCCGTGA
- a CDS encoding PP2C family protein-serine/threonine phosphatase, translating to MSLVLRYAARSDRGLVRSNNEDSVYAGARLLALADGMGGHAAGEVASQLMINALAPLDDDEPSGDLLDTLEEAMVAGNETIAEQVAEDPELDGMGTTLTAILFAGSKLGLIHVGDSRGYLLRDGQLTRITKDDTFVQTLVDEGRITAEQAHTHPQRSLIMKALTGHEVEPTLTLREAKAGDVYLLCSDGLSDVVSDETIGDTLELAAEDVSAAADRLIELALRSGGPDNVTVVVARVEDTSFGQSRPIVGGAANDDDEDYVPPANTAAGRAAALRPPKKAPRRVVATDVDDEPANGSRRKWIALGVLLVLLIGGAIGLVVTRSVVNSSYFVAATDKGTIAISHGVKVSIFGRALNSQQEVVCIAEAPTGEARAAQGCTPLTVDDLTPRGRANLAGLPYASSLDDAREQARNLTDRDNLMERCAISTVIEPPAPAPQDPNVPAPSTTVAPPAGETLAPPPAPVTKVVTQTSTPERPCRGGPS from the coding sequence GTGAGCCTCGTCCTTCGATACGCCGCCCGCTCCGACCGGGGCCTCGTCCGCAGCAACAACGAGGACTCCGTGTACGCGGGCGCGCGCCTGCTGGCACTGGCCGACGGCATGGGCGGACACGCCGCCGGCGAGGTCGCCTCGCAGCTCATGATCAACGCCCTCGCCCCGCTCGACGACGACGAGCCCAGCGGCGACCTCCTCGACACCCTCGAGGAGGCGATGGTCGCCGGCAACGAGACCATCGCCGAGCAGGTCGCCGAGGACCCCGAGCTCGACGGCATGGGCACCACGCTCACCGCGATCCTCTTCGCCGGCTCCAAGCTGGGCCTGATCCACGTGGGCGACTCCCGCGGCTACCTGCTGCGCGACGGCCAGCTCACCCGCATCACCAAGGACGACACCTTCGTCCAGACCCTCGTCGACGAGGGCCGCATCACCGCCGAGCAGGCGCACACGCACCCGCAGCGCTCCCTCATCATGAAGGCCCTCACCGGGCACGAGGTCGAGCCCACCCTCACCCTCCGCGAGGCCAAGGCGGGCGACGTCTACCTGCTGTGCTCCGACGGCCTGTCCGACGTGGTCAGCGACGAGACCATCGGCGACACCCTCGAGCTCGCCGCCGAGGACGTGAGCGCCGCCGCCGACCGGCTGATCGAGCTGGCGCTGCGGTCCGGCGGCCCGGACAACGTCACCGTCGTGGTGGCCCGCGTCGAGGACACCAGCTTCGGGCAGAGCCGCCCGATCGTCGGCGGCGCCGCGAACGACGACGACGAGGACTACGTCCCGCCTGCCAACACCGCCGCCGGCCGGGCCGCCGCGCTGCGCCCGCCGAAGAAGGCGCCCCGCCGCGTCGTGGCGACGGACGTCGACGACGAGCCCGCGAACGGCTCGCGGCGCAAGTGGATCGCCCTCGGCGTGCTGCTGGTGCTGCTCATCGGCGGCGCCATCGGGCTCGTCGTCACCCGGTCGGTGGTCAATTCGAGCTACTTCGTCGCGGCCACGGACAAGGGCACGATCGCCATCTCGCACGGCGTGAAGGTCTCGATCTTCGGGCGCGCCCTGAACTCGCAGCAGGAGGTCGTCTGCATCGCGGAGGCTCCCACCGGCGAGGCGCGCGCCGCGCAGGGCTGCACGCCGCTCACCGTCGACGACCTGACGCCGCGCGGCCGCGCCAACCTGGCCGGCCTGCCGTACGCGAGCTCGCTCGACGACGCCCGCGAACAGGCCCGCAACCTCACCGACCGGGACAACCTCATGGAGCGGTGCGCGATCAGCACCGTCATCGAGCCGCCCGCGCCGGCCCCGCAGGACCCGAACGTCCCGGCACCGTCGACCACGGTGGCCCCGCCCGCCGGGGAGACGCTCGCGCCGCCGCCGGCCCCGGTGACCAAGGTCGTCACGCAGACGTCGACGCCGGAGCGCCCCTGCCGCGGAGGACCCTCGTGA
- a CDS encoding FtsW/RodA/SpoVE family cell cycle protein — MTSGVSTPGSGIALDPNRRSRTYELVLLVAATVVTGTSLALVEWAQEQRLTLDLAKYVLAFIVLYGAAHYAVRRFAPYADPIILPVVAMLNGLGLVLIHRLDLGNAHAENGRVAQTQEANQQILWTLLGLAVLVAVLALLRDHRTLSKYAYTIGLAGVVFLALPALLPSSLSEINGSKNWIKTPLFNIQPSEISKILLIIFTAAFLVSKRDLFTSAGRRVLGVDLPRARDLAPLLLVWVVALGVLGYANDLGTPLLIFFTVLAMVYIATERIGWIVVGLSLAVVGAVAAYQLFPHLRVRVEVWRDPFAAYESIGYQPAQALFSLATGGLAGTGLGSGRPTMVPFASTDFIMAAVGEELGLIGLAAVLMLFLVLIFRGFRSSLTVRDSFGKLLAAGLASTMAIQLFVVVGGVTKLIPLTGLTTPFMSYGGSSLLTNYALIALLLRISNAAREPKVARKPGAPVPDRPTEIVKRV; from the coding sequence GTGACGTCGGGCGTCAGCACTCCCGGTTCGGGCATCGCGCTCGACCCGAACCGGCGTTCCCGGACCTACGAGCTGGTCCTGCTCGTCGCCGCCACGGTGGTGACGGGGACCTCGCTCGCGCTCGTGGAGTGGGCGCAGGAGCAGCGGCTGACCCTGGACCTCGCGAAGTACGTCCTCGCGTTCATCGTGCTCTACGGCGCGGCGCACTACGCGGTGCGCCGGTTCGCGCCCTACGCCGACCCGATCATCCTGCCGGTGGTGGCGATGCTCAACGGCCTCGGCCTGGTGCTGATCCACCGCCTGGACCTCGGCAACGCGCACGCCGAGAACGGCCGCGTCGCGCAGACGCAGGAGGCCAACCAGCAGATCCTCTGGACCCTGCTGGGCCTCGCGGTGCTGGTCGCGGTGCTGGCACTGCTGCGCGATCACCGGACGCTGTCGAAGTACGCGTACACGATCGGCCTCGCCGGCGTGGTCTTCCTCGCGCTGCCGGCGCTGCTGCCGTCGAGCCTGTCGGAGATCAACGGCTCCAAGAACTGGATCAAGACGCCGCTGTTCAACATTCAGCCGAGCGAGATCAGCAAGATCCTGCTCATCATCTTCACCGCGGCGTTCCTGGTCTCCAAGCGCGACCTGTTCACCTCCGCGGGCCGCCGCGTGCTCGGCGTCGACCTGCCGCGCGCCCGCGACCTCGCGCCGCTGCTGCTGGTGTGGGTCGTCGCGCTCGGCGTGCTCGGCTACGCCAACGACCTCGGCACGCCGCTGCTCATCTTCTTCACCGTCCTCGCCATGGTGTACATCGCCACCGAGCGGATCGGCTGGATCGTCGTGGGCCTGAGCCTCGCGGTCGTCGGCGCCGTCGCCGCCTACCAGCTCTTCCCGCACCTCCGCGTGCGCGTCGAGGTGTGGCGCGACCCGTTCGCCGCCTACGAGAGCATCGGCTACCAGCCCGCGCAGGCGCTGTTCTCGCTGGCCACGGGCGGTCTCGCCGGCACCGGCCTCGGCTCCGGCCGGCCCACGATGGTGCCGTTCGCGTCGACCGACTTCATCATGGCCGCGGTCGGCGAGGAGCTCGGCCTCATCGGGCTCGCCGCCGTACTCATGCTGTTCCTGGTACTGATCTTCCGCGGATTCCGCTCGAGCCTGACGGTGCGCGACAGCTTCGGCAAGCTGCTGGCCGCCGGCCTGGCGTCGACGATGGCGATCCAGCTCTTCGTGGTCGTAGGCGGCGTCACGAAGCTCATCCCGCTCACCGGCCTGACCACGCCGTTCATGAGCTACGGCGGCTCCTCGCTGCTCACGAACTACGCCCTCATCGCGCTGCTGCTGCGGATCTCCAACGCGGCCCGCGAGCCCAAGGTCGCCCGCAAGCCCGGTGCGCCGGTCCCCGACCGGCCCACCGAGATCGTGAAGCGCGTATGA
- a CDS encoding peptidoglycan D,D-transpeptidase FtsI family protein — translation MNAPIRRISLVVVLLVVALLANATWVQVFRADDLRSDSRNERVLLDEYARQRGSILAGGQVMAQSIKTDDRYKYLRTYPQDMARAYAPLTGYYSMIYSSSGLEHAEESVLNGSDDRLFGRRVVDLLSGRDPSGGNVVTTINPEMQRIAYDKLSTACGSNGPCHGAAVAIEPATGKILAMVSTPSYDPNPLSSHDTSAVTKAWEQLKDDQDKPMDNRATGWTYPPGSTFKVITTAAALSQGKGIDLSTRLTADKQITLPGGGGTTLSNYAGMTCPESSGGTVSLLQAFQYSCNTAFVDLATTKMQDGGEAIKAMANNFGVNSTPDPIPLRVAQSVTGPLSDGAQTGQSAIGQLDVAMTPLQNAVIAATLANGGVRMQPYLVDSFQAPDLTTFGTTSPKRLGQAISPQVAAQMRELMVASEQHTKGSGGRVQIASKTGTAEHSQGQRGGEAPHAWYIGYGPVNDPKVAVAVIIENGGNQGEAATGGSLAAPIGRAVIGAAVNGQGN, via the coding sequence ATGAACGCACCGATCCGCCGCATCTCCCTCGTCGTGGTCCTGCTCGTGGTGGCGCTGCTCGCCAACGCCACCTGGGTGCAGGTCTTCCGCGCCGACGACCTGCGCTCCGACAGCCGCAACGAGCGTGTGCTCCTCGACGAGTACGCGCGCCAGCGCGGCTCCATCCTGGCCGGCGGCCAGGTCATGGCGCAGTCGATCAAGACCGACGACCGGTACAAGTACCTGCGCACCTACCCGCAGGACATGGCGCGGGCGTACGCCCCGCTCACCGGGTACTACTCGATGATCTACAGCTCCAGCGGCCTCGAGCACGCCGAGGAGTCGGTGCTCAACGGCAGCGACGACCGGCTGTTCGGGCGCCGCGTCGTGGACCTGCTGTCCGGGCGCGACCCGAGCGGCGGCAACGTCGTCACCACGATCAACCCGGAGATGCAGCGCATCGCGTACGACAAGCTGTCGACGGCGTGCGGCTCCAACGGCCCGTGCCACGGCGCGGCCGTCGCGATCGAGCCGGCGACGGGCAAGATCCTCGCGATGGTCTCGACGCCCAGCTACGACCCGAACCCGCTGTCCTCGCACGACACGAGCGCGGTCACCAAGGCGTGGGAGCAGCTCAAGGACGACCAGGACAAGCCGATGGACAACCGCGCGACGGGCTGGACCTACCCACCCGGCTCGACGTTCAAGGTCATCACCACGGCGGCGGCCCTGTCACAGGGCAAGGGGATCGATCTCTCGACCCGCCTGACGGCCGACAAGCAGATCACCCTCCCGGGCGGCGGCGGCACGACACTGTCGAACTACGCGGGGATGACGTGCCCGGAATCGTCGGGCGGTACCGTCAGCCTGTTGCAGGCGTTTCAGTACTCGTGCAACACCGCGTTCGTGGATCTGGCCACGACGAAGATGCAGGACGGAGGCGAGGCGATCAAGGCGATGGCGAACAACTTCGGCGTCAACTCGACGCCCGACCCCATCCCGCTGCGGGTCGCCCAGTCGGTGACCGGCCCGCTGTCCGACGGTGCCCAGACGGGCCAGTCGGCCATCGGCCAGCTCGACGTGGCGATGACGCCCTTGCAGAACGCGGTGATCGCGGCGACGCTCGCCAACGGCGGCGTGCGCATGCAGCCCTACCTGGTCGACTCCTTCCAGGCTCCCGACCTGACGACCTTCGGCACCACCTCGCCCAAGCGGCTGGGGCAGGCCATCTCGCCGCAGGTCGCGGCGCAGATGCGGGAGCTGATGGTCGCGTCGGAGCAGCACACGAAGGGCTCGGGCGGCCGGGTGCAGATCGCCTCGAAGACCGGTACGGCGGAACACTCCCAGGGCCAGCGCGGCGGCGAGGCGCCGCACGCCTGGTACATCGGGTACGGCCCGGTGAACGACCCGAAGGTAGCGGTGGCGGTCATCATTGAGAACGGTGGAAATCAAGGCGAGGCGGCGACCGGTGGGTCGCTCGCAGCGCCGATCGGACGAGCGGTGATAGGCGCCGCGGTGAACGGGCAGGGGAACTGA
- a CDS encoding protein kinase domain-containing protein, with the protein MSLQTGSVIADRYELLRLIATGGMGQVWEAMDTRLDRRVAVKVLKAEFSEDQEFLARFRNEARTTAALNHPGIAGVYDYGETADQTGGAPLAYLVMELVNGEPLNAVLSRLGHLSQAQALDLLEQTGRALQVAHTAGLVHRDVKPGNILITPTGQVKITDFGIAKAVDAAPVTKTGMVMGTAQYISPEQASGEDATAASDVYSLGVVGYECLAGKRPFSGDGAITVAMKHIRDQPEPLPGDLPAPVRELITLTLGKDPRQRYANGGEFADAVAAVKAGQRPPMPRGWTGAAPAAAAAATGAPETAATAIVPPASRPGPQPVSRNSSPTPRAAASSSYSDGGGWTKAQKTILGISVALLLLAVAIIGGYMLTRDTGSETPLPTPSTSDTGTVAPPPTGTSTAARPVPPRTTTEPPRTVTETSTVQPTTTPPPPRPTTTTPPPQPTTTTPPPTTTDPPVTGGEPTTKPPCTGFLGIPLPCNN; encoded by the coding sequence ATGAGTCTGCAGACCGGATCGGTGATCGCCGACCGCTACGAACTCCTCCGGCTCATCGCCACCGGTGGCATGGGCCAGGTGTGGGAGGCGATGGACACGCGGCTCGACCGCCGCGTGGCGGTCAAGGTGCTCAAAGCCGAATTCTCCGAGGACCAGGAGTTCCTCGCCCGCTTCCGCAACGAGGCCCGCACCACCGCCGCCCTCAACCACCCCGGCATCGCCGGCGTCTACGACTACGGCGAGACCGCCGACCAGACCGGCGGCGCACCACTGGCGTACCTCGTCATGGAACTCGTCAACGGCGAACCCCTCAACGCCGTCCTGAGCCGCCTCGGCCACCTCAGCCAGGCCCAGGCCCTCGACCTCCTCGAACAGACCGGCCGCGCCCTCCAGGTCGCCCACACCGCCGGCCTGGTGCACCGCGACGTCAAACCCGGCAACATCCTCATCACCCCCACCGGGCAGGTGAAGATCACCGACTTCGGCATCGCCAAGGCCGTCGACGCCGCACCCGTCACCAAGACCGGCATGGTCATGGGCACCGCCCAGTACATCTCCCCCGAACAGGCCTCCGGCGAAGACGCCACCGCCGCCTCCGACGTCTACTCCCTCGGCGTCGTCGGCTACGAGTGCCTGGCCGGCAAGCGGCCCTTCTCGGGCGACGGTGCGATCACCGTCGCGATGAAGCACATCCGGGACCAGCCGGAGCCGCTGCCGGGCGACCTGCCGGCACCGGTGCGCGAGCTCATCACGCTGACCCTGGGCAAGGATCCGCGGCAGCGGTACGCGAACGGCGGCGAGTTCGCCGACGCCGTGGCCGCGGTCAAGGCGGGGCAGCGCCCGCCGATGCCGCGCGGCTGGACCGGTGCGGCCCCGGCGGCGGCCGCCGCCGCGACGGGCGCCCCGGAGACGGCGGCGACGGCCATCGTGCCGCCCGCGTCCCGGCCGGGTCCGCAGCCGGTCTCCCGCAATTCGAGCCCCACGCCGCGTGCCGCCGCGTCGTCGTCCTACTCGGACGGCGGCGGCTGGACCAAGGCGCAGAAGACGATCCTCGGTATCTCCGTGGCGCTGCTGCTGTTGGCCGTGGCGATCATCGGCGGCTACATGCTGACCCGGGACACCGGGAGCGAGACCCCGCTGCCGACGCCGAGCACGTCCGACACGGGCACCGTCGCGCCGCCGCCGACGGGTACCTCGACCGCGGCCCGTCCGGTTCCGCCCCGCACGACGACGGAGCCGCCCCGCACGGTGACGGAGACCTCGACGGTGCAGCCCACGACGACGCCGCCGCCTCCGCGCCCGACGACGACCACCCCGCCGCCGCAGCCCACGACGACCACTCCGCCGCCGACCACGACGGATCCTCCGGTCACCGGGGGTGAGCCGACGACGAAGCCGCCGTGCACCGGCTTCCTCGGGATCCCCCTCCCCTGCAACAACTAA